In Abditibacteriaceae bacterium, one DNA window encodes the following:
- the dnaB gene encoding replicative DNA helicase produces MNGQNPSVLSFPQERANRVPSVARERVTPQSLESEQSTLGAMLMERDAVARAVETLAETDFYRELHRRIYSAILSLFDRGEPVDLITATEELRRRGQLEEVGGTEYLSALIYACPSAANVEAYAKIVAEKSLLRQLATAADSIMGAAYGDVEDVNVLVDQSEKKIFEIGSKRLGEGFSHIKPLLMNAYDQIERQFQNKGEATGLATGFRELDDITSGLQPTDLIIVAARPSMGKTALCLNIAHHVAMKERQPVAVFSLEMSKDQLVQRLICSEAQINSRDLRRGHLQDSDWHRVTNAVNNLYQAPIFIDDQPSQTTFEMRAKARRLIAEHGKLGLIVIDYLQLAHSSGKPENRVNEISEIARSFKSMARELKCPIIALSQLSRAVEQREDKRPMLSDLRESGSIEAEADVVAFIYRPSYYKNKVFKKDGRDGPPSHDGMPPEIDPDEGIAEIIIGKQRNGPTGTIRLGFQPEFARFTNLAPDNYGGYE; encoded by the coding sequence ATGAACGGCCAAAATCCTTCGGTTCTCTCTTTTCCTCAAGAACGCGCCAATCGCGTTCCGAGCGTGGCGCGCGAACGAGTCACTCCGCAGTCGCTTGAATCGGAACAGAGTACGCTTGGCGCGATGTTGATGGAGCGCGACGCCGTTGCGCGCGCCGTCGAAACGCTCGCCGAAACCGACTTTTACCGCGAATTGCACCGCCGTATTTATTCGGCGATTTTGTCACTTTTCGACCGTGGCGAACCCGTGGATCTCATTACCGCGACCGAAGAATTGCGCCGTCGCGGGCAACTCGAAGAAGTCGGCGGCACCGAGTACCTTTCCGCTCTGATTTACGCGTGCCCTTCGGCGGCCAACGTCGAGGCGTATGCCAAAATCGTCGCCGAGAAGAGCCTGTTGCGCCAGCTTGCAACTGCTGCCGATTCCATCATGGGCGCGGCTTATGGCGACGTGGAAGACGTCAACGTCCTTGTTGACCAGAGCGAAAAGAAGATTTTCGAGATTGGTTCGAAGCGGTTGGGCGAAGGCTTTTCACACATCAAGCCGCTGTTGATGAACGCCTACGACCAGATCGAGCGCCAGTTTCAAAACAAAGGCGAAGCGACTGGTCTGGCAACCGGCTTCCGCGAACTGGACGATATTACATCGGGCTTGCAGCCGACCGACCTGATTATCGTCGCCGCCCGTCCTTCGATGGGCAAAACCGCGTTGTGTCTGAATATCGCGCACCACGTCGCGATGAAAGAGCGCCAGCCGGTCGCGGTTTTCTCGCTCGAAATGAGCAAAGATCAGCTGGTGCAGCGACTGATTTGCTCGGAAGCTCAGATTAACTCGCGCGACTTGCGCCGTGGCCATTTGCAGGACTCCGACTGGCATCGCGTCACCAACGCCGTCAACAACTTGTATCAGGCGCCGATTTTTATCGACGACCAGCCATCACAGACGACGTTTGAAATGCGTGCAAAGGCGCGCCGTCTGATTGCGGAACACGGAAAGCTGGGCCTGATTGTTATCGACTACCTGCAGCTCGCGCATTCGTCGGGCAAGCCGGAAAACCGCGTGAACGAGATTTCGGAAATCGCGCGCAGCTTTAAAAGCATGGCGCGCGAACTGAAGTGCCCGATTATCGCGCTTTCGCAGCTTTCGCGCGCGGTCGAACAGCGCGAAGACAAGCGCCCGATGCTTTCCGACTTGCGCGAATCCGGCTCAATTGAGGCGGAAGCCGACGTCGTTGCGTTCATCTATCGTCCCAGTTACTACAAGAACAAAGTCTTCAAGAAAGATGGGCGCGATGGCCCGCCGTCGCACGACGGAATGCCGCCCGAAATCGACCCCGATGAAGGCATCGCCGAAATTATCATCGGCAAGCAACGCAATGGGCCGACAGGCACGATTCGCCTTGGCTTCCAGCCCGAATTCGCGCGTTTCACCAATCTCGCGCCGGATAATTACGGCGGTTATGAATGA
- the purD gene encoding phosphoribosylamine--glycine ligase yields the protein MKILVVGSGGREHALCWKLKQSPLVSGLFCCPGNPGIAEVAECIAGNAVAAAKTIGADFVVVGPEVPLAEGIVDELAALGIPAFGPNKAAAQLEASKIFCKDLLKNHGIPTGDYEAFDDIESARAYLHDYDSEKPVVVKADGLAAGKGVVVAPNPTAAIDALDELGEIGGRILVEEFLEGPEVSLIALTDGETVVPLVAAQDHKRALDGDEGPNTGGMGCYSPVPVFSDAMRDAVVESILKPTVAALKAEGIDYRGALYAGLMLTKGGPKVLEYNCRFGDPETQVILPRLESDLLPLLLGSAKVEGYDLNAQEVRWTDDAAVCVVMAAQNYPATPRKGDAISGLDEAAQTGAVVFHAGTSQKEDEVVTSGGRVLGVSAVGEDFQAARATAYAAVEKIHFDGAHFRRDIGWRCL from the coding sequence ATGAAAATCCTTGTTGTTGGCAGTGGTGGGCGCGAACACGCGCTGTGCTGGAAGTTGAAACAAAGCCCGCTCGTTTCCGGGCTTTTTTGCTGTCCGGGCAATCCAGGAATTGCTGAAGTCGCCGAGTGCATCGCAGGCAATGCGGTTGCAGCCGCGAAAACAATCGGGGCTGATTTTGTTGTCGTTGGGCCGGAAGTGCCGCTCGCCGAAGGCATCGTCGATGAACTGGCCGCGTTGGGAATTCCGGCGTTTGGCCCCAACAAAGCGGCGGCGCAGCTCGAAGCCTCCAAGATTTTCTGCAAAGACCTGCTGAAAAATCACGGCATCCCGACCGGCGATTACGAAGCGTTCGACGATATCGAAAGTGCCCGCGCGTATTTGCATGATTATGATTCGGAAAAGCCGGTTGTCGTCAAGGCCGATGGGCTTGCGGCGGGCAAAGGCGTCGTTGTCGCGCCCAATCCGACAGCGGCAATTGATGCGCTCGACGAATTAGGCGAAATCGGCGGGCGTATTCTGGTGGAAGAGTTCTTGGAAGGGCCGGAAGTTTCTTTAATCGCGCTCACCGATGGTGAAACCGTAGTGCCCCTTGTCGCCGCGCAAGACCACAAGCGCGCCCTTGATGGCGACGAAGGCCCGAATACCGGCGGCATGGGTTGTTACTCGCCGGTGCCGGTTTTCTCCGATGCGATGCGCGATGCCGTTGTCGAGAGCATTTTGAAGCCGACCGTCGCCGCCCTGAAAGCGGAAGGCATCGATTATCGCGGCGCGCTGTATGCCGGGCTGATGCTGACCAAGGGCGGCCCGAAAGTTTTGGAATACAACTGTCGTTTCGGCGACCCTGAAACGCAGGTCATTCTGCCGCGCCTCGAAAGCGATTTGCTGCCGTTATTGTTAGGCTCCGCCAAAGTCGAGGGCTACGACCTCAACGCGCAAGAAGTGCGATGGACGGACGACGCGGCGGTTTGCGTCGTGATGGCGGCGCAGAATTATCCAGCGACGCCGCGCAAAGGCGACGCGATTTCCGGTCTCGACGAAGCGGCGCAAACCGGTGCGGTTGTGTTTCACGCGGGCACGTCGCAAAAAGAAGATGAAGTCGTAACGAGCGGCGGGCGCGTTTTGGGCGTTTCAGCTGTTGGCGAAGACTTCCAAGCTGCACGCGCTACAGCTTACGCGGCAGTCGAGAAAATTCACTTCGATGGCGCGCATTTTCGCCGCGACATCGGTTGGCGCTGTTTGTAG
- a CDS encoding YihY/virulence factor BrkB family protein yields the protein MKISDLPSLLKQTYAAWNEDKAPRLGAALAYYTVFSLAPFLIIILAVAGMVFDASDARGQIMQQVAGTIGQDGADIIGTMVDNANHRGSGITATIIGGVTLLMGAGGLFGQLQDALNTIWGVAPRPDLGLMGMLRARFLSFSMVLGTAFLLLVSLALSAFLAALGNWMGGVLPLPAWVMSVLNFAVSFAIITLLFAMIFKVLPDAEIQWHDVWIGAAVTSLLFNLGKLGLAIYLAKAAPGSTYGAAGSLVIVLLWVYYAAQILFFGAEFTQVYASKFGSRIAPSPHAVAVTPEAFARQGIPRTNSSEAPQGSVARHSVGDLPEVEHDNTDDVQQLRDKIEHNQQTAPDWGFVGAIAAGFAGILMLGRWRDNRREQKLQRKIERELERQSY from the coding sequence ATGAAAATCTCCGATTTGCCCTCTTTGCTGAAACAAACCTACGCTGCCTGGAATGAAGACAAAGCGCCCCGCCTTGGCGCGGCTCTGGCGTATTACACCGTGTTTTCGCTCGCACCGTTTTTGATTATTATTCTGGCCGTGGCCGGAATGGTCTTCGATGCCAGCGATGCACGCGGCCAAATTATGCAGCAAGTCGCGGGAACGATTGGACAGGACGGCGCAGACATCATCGGCACGATGGTCGATAACGCCAATCATCGTGGGTCGGGAATTACTGCGACGATTATCGGCGGCGTGACGCTTTTAATGGGCGCGGGTGGTTTATTCGGGCAGCTGCAAGACGCGCTCAACACCATTTGGGGCGTCGCGCCGCGCCCCGATCTGGGTCTTATGGGAATGCTGCGCGCCCGCTTCCTTTCATTTTCGATGGTGCTGGGAACCGCGTTTTTGCTTCTCGTTTCGCTTGCCCTTTCGGCGTTTCTGGCCGCGCTCGGCAATTGGATGGGCGGCGTCCTGCCGCTTCCGGCGTGGGTCATGAGCGTTTTGAACTTCGCGGTTTCATTCGCGATTATCACGCTGCTCTTCGCGATGATTTTTAAAGTTCTGCCCGATGCCGAAATCCAGTGGCACGATGTGTGGATTGGCGCGGCAGTGACTTCGCTTTTGTTCAATCTCGGCAAATTGGGGCTGGCGATTTATCTGGCGAAAGCCGCGCCTGGTTCGACGTATGGCGCTGCGGGTTCTCTTGTTATCGTGCTGCTGTGGGTTTATTACGCTGCGCAAATTCTGTTCTTCGGCGCCGAGTTCACGCAGGTTTATGCGTCGAAATTCGGTTCGCGTATCGCACCTTCGCCGCATGCGGTTGCGGTTACGCCGGAAGCTTTTGCGCGTCAGGGAATTCCGCGCACCAATTCCAGCGAAGCACCGCAAGGTTCTGTCGCGCGGCACAGCGTTGGTGATCTGCCTGAAGTCGAGCACGACAACACAGACGACGTGCAACAACTTCGCGACAAAATAGAGCATAATCAGCAAACAGCTCCTGACTGGGGCTTTGTTGGCGCAATCGCTGCTGGTTTTGCCGGAATCCTGATGCTCGGTCGCTGGCGCGATAATCGACGTGAGCAAAAGCTGCAGCGTAAAATCGAACGAGAACTCGAACGCCAAAGCTATTAA
- a CDS encoding GatB/YqeY domain-containing protein has protein sequence MPTLLETINAEWKTAALARNSERRDTLNLLRAAVKSAEINSRGGDTPFDAADDAQVQSVIEREAKKRRDSVEEYTKANRTDLADKETAELKILAEFLPTPFSDEELEALVREAIAESGASNMKEMGAVMKAVQPKVAGRADGRRVNEVVRRLLA, from the coding sequence ATGCCGACACTTCTTGAAACAATCAACGCCGAATGGAAAACCGCCGCGCTTGCCCGTAATTCCGAGCGCCGCGACACTTTGAACCTGCTGCGCGCTGCCGTCAAAAGCGCTGAAATCAATTCGCGTGGCGGCGACACGCCGTTCGATGCCGCTGACGACGCGCAGGTGCAAAGCGTTATCGAGCGCGAGGCGAAAAAGCGCCGCGATAGCGTCGAGGAATATACCAAAGCGAATCGCACTGACCTCGCTGATAAAGAAACCGCCGAATTGAAAATTCTCGCCGAGTTTTTGCCCACGCCTTTTTCTGATGAAGAACTGGAAGCGCTTGTGCGTGAAGCGATTGCCGAGAGCGGCGCAAGCAACATGAAAGAAATGGGCGCTGTGATGAAAGCGGTTCAGCCCAAAGTCGCGGGCCGCGCGGATGGTCGTCGCGTCAATGAAGTCGTGCGCCGTTTGTTGGCTTAA
- a CDS encoding GDSL-type esterase/lipase family protein, translating into MSPTSAPWEEQVVAIEARLPNAPAAPIVFTGSSSIALWFSLVRDFPDVPVFNAGFGGSEMSQVADRAPRIIVPLAPRKIVLFAGENDINHGVSPDEVLEHFKRFLEITAPVPVVVLSVKPSPARMPLRETMETLNSLLQSRCAIDPRLEFADLWTPMLDENGQPRRELWMRDEIHLSRAGYKLWAEILRPVL; encoded by the coding sequence ATGTCCCCAACTTCTGCGCCGTGGGAAGAACAAGTTGTCGCCATTGAAGCGCGTCTCCCAAATGCGCCCGCCGCGCCGATTGTCTTCACCGGTTCGTCGTCGATTGCGCTGTGGTTTTCTTTGGTGCGCGACTTTCCCGATGTGCCGGTTTTTAACGCCGGTTTCGGCGGCTCTGAAATGAGCCAGGTCGCCGACCGCGCGCCGCGCATCATCGTTCCGCTGGCGCCGAGAAAAATTGTGCTGTTCGCGGGCGAAAACGATATCAATCACGGCGTTTCGCCCGATGAGGTACTCGAACATTTCAAGCGGTTTCTCGAAATAACCGCACCGGTTCCCGTCGTTGTGCTTTCGGTAAAACCCAGCCCGGCGCGAATGCCGCTGCGCGAAACGATGGAAACGCTCAACAGTTTGTTGCAGTCGCGCTGCGCTATCGACCCGCGCTTGGAATTCGCCGATCTGTGGACACCAATGCTCGACGAAAACGGCCAGCCACGCCGCGAATTGTGGATGCGCGATGAAATTCATCTTTCGCGCGCCGGATACAAACTTTGGGCGGAAATTCTTCGGCCTGTTTTGTAA
- a CDS encoding GDSL-type esterase/lipase family protein, translated as MNYSEWDDEIAALEKTSAPHGAIVFYGSSTIRGWSSAPEDFAPKTIVNRGFGGSIVDEARHFLPRLVQPLAPKQIVFYSGDNDLARGLEPAQVKADFERFITELRAFSDAPVVFISIKPNPGRWPLKTYADEVNAWLKARCEADESLTFLDVVPSMLQNGEPREELWIEDGVHLQPAGYTEWAALLQPLLV; from the coding sequence ATGAACTATAGCGAATGGGACGATGAAATCGCCGCGCTGGAAAAGACGTCGGCACCACATGGCGCGATTGTCTTTTATGGTTCCAGCACAATTCGCGGCTGGAGCAGCGCGCCCGAAGATTTCGCGCCCAAAACAATTGTCAATCGCGGGTTCGGCGGCTCGATTGTCGATGAAGCGCGTCACTTTCTGCCGCGTCTGGTACAACCGCTTGCGCCAAAGCAAATCGTTTTCTATTCGGGCGACAACGACCTCGCACGCGGTTTAGAACCCGCACAGGTGAAGGCCGATTTCGAGCGGTTTATTACAGAATTGCGCGCGTTCTCCGATGCGCCGGTTGTCTTTATTTCAATTAAGCCGAATCCGGGCCGCTGGCCGCTCAAGACGTATGCTGATGAAGTCAATGCGTGGCTCAAGGCGCGGTGCGAGGCCGACGAGTCGCTGACATTTCTCGATGTCGTTCCGTCGATGCTCCAAAATGGCGAGCCGCGCGAAGAGTTGTGGATTGAAGATGGCGTCCATCTTCAGCCCGCCGGTTACACAGAATGGGCGGCCCTTTTGCAGCCACTTCTGGTTTAA
- a CDS encoding PhoH family protein gives MTEFQIAVPDAETLRHLLGTGDELRRLIERELTVRVVVREGQLFVAGDEPVARRAALLMKQLVPVARDAARGGREFSGADVNYLLQQEKQGHAVPDAGKILGDTVVTSERGKRIGPRTAGQSAYVEALRRADLCIAIGPAGTGKTYLAVAAAVAALKEKQVARVILTRPAVEAGENLGFLPGDLEAKIDPYLRPLYDALYEMFDMERAQKLFEKRTIEVAPLAYMRGRTLNDAFVILDEAQNTTPAQMKMFLTRLGFGSKMVVTGDITQTDLPRGQESGLAVAARVLPGVRGIEFVHLGKADVVRHDLVQRIIDAYDVHDA, from the coding sequence ATGACAGAATTTCAAATCGCTGTTCCCGACGCAGAAACCTTGCGTCACTTGCTCGGCACGGGCGACGAGTTGCGTCGCCTTATCGAACGTGAATTAACAGTTCGCGTTGTCGTGCGCGAGGGACAATTGTTTGTCGCCGGCGATGAACCCGTCGCTCGCCGCGCGGCGCTTTTAATGAAGCAACTCGTTCCGGTTGCGCGCGATGCGGCGCGTGGCGGACGTGAATTCTCGGGCGCGGATGTGAATTACCTCTTGCAACAAGAAAAACAAGGCCATGCTGTTCCCGACGCAGGAAAAATCCTCGGCGATACCGTTGTGACTTCCGAACGTGGCAAGCGCATCGGGCCGCGCACCGCAGGGCAAAGTGCTTATGTCGAAGCGTTGCGCCGCGCCGATTTGTGCATCGCTATCGGCCCGGCGGGAACCGGCAAAACCTATCTTGCGGTCGCGGCGGCGGTCGCGGCGCTGAAAGAAAAGCAAGTCGCGCGCGTTATCCTCACGCGGCCAGCGGTGGAAGCTGGCGAAAATCTCGGCTTCTTGCCGGGCGACCTGGAAGCGAAAATCGACCCATATCTGCGGCCTCTTTACGATGCGCTCTATGAGATGTTCGATATGGAGCGCGCGCAGAAATTGTTTGAAAAACGCACCATCGAAGTCGCACCTTTAGCGTATATGCGTGGTCGTACCCTCAATGATGCCTTTGTGATTCTCGACGAAGCGCAGAACACGACACCGGCGCAGATGAAAATGTTTTTGACGCGACTCGGTTTCGGTTCTAAAATGGTTGTCACCGGCGACATCACGCAAACCGACTTGCCGCGCGGACAAGAATCCGGGCTGGCTGTCGCAGCGCGTGTTTTGCCCGGCGTGCGTGGCATCGAGTTCGTTCATCTGGGCAAAGCCGACGTTGTACGCCACGATTTGGTGCAGCGCATCATCGACGCCTACGACGTTCACGACGCTTAA
- a CDS encoding HDIG domain-containing protein — MEPTLPKTTTESTVEIDRTLLSEEQSAELTSLLTQTPLVPPREPLGVRIAALMARRHWLLLPLCVALLWAAISYRPPGESLALRVGDVVAHDVVAPHSATVLDREMTERNRDAAAELVPPQYDVRPGAQGEAQSELRLVLDSVRREIVAADLARSARPNRGAQATPQTAKNSSDVQARVLRLNRTLSKPLPPDAARQALQTSPARWRLVAREASAALRSAYEIEGKIQKIRSDVADDVMAARRRMQAALKLRASRSGLNDSEIETAYLLASHAATVPTLVVNTDKTELAREAARDNVHEVFRSVAPGTLLIAAGTRLDAARRAELQDMELIAPRFDASAALARLALCVVVVCFAAAYIARLHPQLEAQPASLWLAAMVPIAFVALFRWALRVPHGDSAMVPLGAVAALLLTMLINERIGMLAAFAVPALCAFIAGAEPSLFLAAALSAAVGVLSVAEISSRGHIARAALILAGTNAVLALALGLLRRGAPEEIVSLACWGAFAGGVSVLAAVGLAQFLERPFNITTHLRLLELSGPDEIVMRRMQAEAPGTYTHSLMVGMLSEAAAKAVGADPLLCRVGGLYHDIGKLRRPHCFVENQSGENVHDRLSPQFSSLLIISHVRDGIELGRAIRLPQPVLDIIAQHHGTSLIAYFFHRAQSQKAESAVEIDRTPDETLYRYPGPKPQSKESAIVMLADTVEASSRALPNVSPERLNAHIRTMIQARLADGELSECELTLRELNTIETSFAHVLRGVLHHRIEYPDPAREPAGDNWMNDALADPLDDSRHDNHHGTSSRTASKNSRRDDPSGSEHFKERKRRARSVLKESANGTAVGSTNGHANGSTDTHVEPRRSPLVRLANGRIVRKQRENADEPRVEPSQPHTNGQARGATDARHNTAR; from the coding sequence GTGGAACCCACACTTCCCAAAACCACAACGGAAAGTACGGTCGAAATCGACCGTACTTTGTTGTCGGAAGAACAAAGCGCGGAACTCACGTCGTTGCTCACACAAACACCGCTTGTGCCGCCGCGCGAACCGCTCGGCGTGCGTATCGCGGCGCTGATGGCGCGGCGCCACTGGCTCTTGTTGCCGCTGTGTGTTGCTTTGTTGTGGGCCGCGATTTCCTATCGACCACCGGGCGAAAGTCTCGCTTTGCGTGTGGGTGATGTGGTTGCTCACGACGTTGTTGCTCCACACAGCGCGACAGTCCTCGACCGCGAAATGACCGAGCGCAACCGCGACGCCGCCGCTGAACTCGTGCCGCCGCAATACGATGTTCGTCCGGGCGCGCAGGGTGAAGCGCAAAGCGAATTGCGTCTCGTTCTGGATAGTGTCCGCCGTGAAATCGTAGCTGCCGACCTCGCGCGCAGTGCGCGCCCGAATCGCGGCGCACAAGCCACGCCGCAAACCGCGAAGAATTCATCAGACGTCCAAGCGCGCGTGCTGCGATTGAACCGCACGCTCTCCAAACCTTTGCCGCCCGACGCAGCGCGTCAGGCATTGCAGACTTCCCCGGCACGCTGGCGTCTGGTGGCGCGCGAGGCTTCAGCGGCCTTGCGTTCGGCCTATGAAATCGAAGGTAAGATTCAGAAAATTCGCTCCGATGTTGCGGACGACGTCATGGCCGCGCGCCGCCGGATGCAAGCTGCTTTAAAACTTCGCGCGTCGCGTTCGGGCCTTAACGACAGCGAAATTGAAACGGCCTATCTTCTGGCATCGCACGCCGCGACTGTGCCGACACTCGTTGTCAATACCGATAAAACCGAACTGGCGCGCGAAGCCGCCCGCGACAATGTTCATGAAGTCTTTCGCAGCGTTGCGCCCGGCACGCTTTTAATCGCTGCCGGGACGCGACTTGATGCCGCGCGCCGCGCCGAATTGCAGGATATGGAACTCATCGCGCCGCGTTTCGATGCATCGGCAGCGCTCGCTCGATTGGCGCTTTGTGTCGTTGTCGTGTGTTTCGCGGCGGCTTACATTGCGCGCTTGCATCCGCAACTCGAAGCGCAACCCGCGTCGTTGTGGCTCGCGGCGATGGTGCCGATTGCTTTTGTGGCCCTTTTTCGCTGGGCGCTGCGCGTTCCTCACGGCGACAGCGCGATGGTACCGCTCGGTGCGGTTGCGGCGCTTTTGCTGACAATGCTCATTAATGAGCGCATCGGTATGCTGGCCGCGTTTGCTGTTCCGGCATTGTGCGCTTTTATCGCCGGTGCCGAGCCGAGTTTGTTTCTCGCAGCGGCGCTTTCGGCGGCTGTTGGCGTGCTTTCCGTTGCCGAAATATCATCGCGCGGACACATCGCACGCGCAGCGTTGATTCTCGCAGGAACCAACGCGGTGTTAGCGCTTGCGCTCGGTTTGCTGCGGCGCGGCGCGCCCGAAGAAATCGTGTCGCTCGCCTGCTGGGGCGCGTTTGCCGGTGGCGTTTCGGTTTTGGCGGCTGTCGGGTTGGCGCAGTTCTTGGAGCGGCCTTTCAACATCACGACGCATCTGCGTTTGCTGGAGCTTTCCGGCCCCGACGAAATCGTCATGCGCCGCATGCAGGCCGAAGCGCCGGGGACTTACACACACTCCCTGATGGTCGGGATGCTGTCGGAAGCGGCGGCTAAGGCTGTCGGCGCCGATCCACTTTTGTGTCGTGTCGGTGGCTTGTATCACGACATCGGCAAGCTGCGACGACCGCATTGCTTTGTCGAAAACCAGAGCGGAGAGAATGTTCACGACCGGCTTTCGCCGCAGTTTTCTTCGCTCCTCATTATTTCGCACGTTCGCGATGGCATCGAACTGGGCCGCGCGATTCGATTGCCGCAGCCGGTTCTGGATATTATCGCGCAGCATCACGGCACATCGCTGATTGCGTATTTCTTTCATCGGGCGCAATCGCAAAAGGCCGAAAGTGCCGTCGAAATCGACCGTACTCCCGACGAAACTTTGTATCGTTATCCGGGGCCGAAGCCGCAAAGCAAAGAATCGGCAATCGTTATGCTGGCCGATACGGTTGAAGCCTCGTCGCGGGCTTTGCCCAATGTTTCACCCGAGCGTTTGAACGCGCATATTCGCACCATGATTCAGGCACGTCTGGCCGATGGCGAATTGAGCGAATGCGAACTGACGCTGCGCGAACTGAACACCATTGAAACCAGCTTCGCACACGTTTTGCGTGGCGTATTACATCACCGTATAGAATATCCCGACCCGGCGCGCGAACCTGCCGGCGACAACTGGATGAACGACGCGCTCGCCGATCCGCTCGACGATTCGCGCCACGATAACCACCATGGAACCTCCTCCCGAACCGCATCGAAAAACTCGCGCCGCGACGACCCCAGCGGCAGCGAACACTTCAAAGAACGAAAACGCCGCGCGCGTTCCGTCCTCAAAGAAAGCGCCAATGGAACAGCCGTTGGCTCCACCAACGGCCACGCCAACGGTTCAACTGACACTCATGTGGAGCCGCGACGCAGCCCGCTGGTTCGCCTCGCTAACGGGCGCATCGTCCGCAAGCAGCGCGAAAACGCCGACGAGCCGCGCGTTGAGCCGTCGCAGCCTCACACAAACGGTCAAGCGCGCGGTGCAACAGACGCTCGCCACAACACCGCCCGATAA
- the ybeY gene encoding rRNA maturation RNase YbeY, translated as MQQTLATTPPDKSRNEGRSKSTVLSVDISLVDDAEIHELNSGYRGKNKPTDVLSFAFDDGEDFSAAFPGAPVSLGDIIISIETAARQAEERGHEIDEELAFLAVHGALHLLGYDHDVAARRNRMWAAQKRVMESLKPYLNL; from the coding sequence GTGCAACAGACGCTCGCCACAACACCGCCCGATAAATCGCGAAATGAAGGACGGTCGAAATCGACCGTACTCAGTGTCGATATTTCGCTTGTGGACGACGCGGAGATTCACGAACTCAATTCCGGTTATCGCGGCAAGAACAAGCCGACCGATGTGCTTTCGTTCGCCTTCGACGACGGCGAAGATTTTTCTGCCGCATTCCCCGGCGCGCCTGTGTCGCTCGGTGACATCATTATTTCCATCGAAACGGCAGCGCGTCAGGCCGAAGAACGCGGCCACGAAATTGATGAAGAACTGGCGTTTCTCGCTGTTCACGGCGCGTTGCATTTGCTCGGCTACGACCACGATGTCGCGGCGCGGCGCAACCGGATGTGGGCCGCACAAAAGCGCGTGATGGAAAGCCTCAAACCTTATTTAAACCTGTAA